The genomic region TGCTGAAATGATAAGTTATTTCAGTTATCGAGAAGTAATCGCCATATATACAGATAGTGACCAGTTTAGGAACAGCATGTACATATTAAGTAATAAACTATGGGAGAAACGTTGTAAGCTTTCTTATAAAATACCATTGCTAGAATTCTCATCTCCACAAGATATTCGTAGTGTGTTAGCTAATGTTCGGTCAATGGAATCTCGTGTCGTTATTGTACATACTTACGCTAAAACAGGTCTTTCGGTTTTAGAAACTGCTAAGAGGCTTGGCATGATGAAAAAAGGATATGTTTGGATTGCAACCACTTGGTTAACAAATGTTTTGGATGCTACTGGTTTTTCTTCTATAAGTCCATCAGATATCCAAGGGGTTCTCACGCTTCGGCCTCACATACCAGATTCGGATAAAAgacaagattttgaaagaaaGTGGAAGAACTTGAGTAACGGGTCAATCGGGTTAAGTGCGTATGGTTTATATGCTTATGATACAGTTTGGATGGTTGCACACGCCCTTGACAAGTTTTTTAATGAAGGTGGTAAAATTTCTTTCTCCAATTATTCTCGTGTAAAGGGAACtgatggtttgaattttgaagcGCTTGGTATATTTGATGGAGGAAAACAGTTGCTTACCAACTTATTGCAAACAAATATGAGTGGTCTCACTGGCCCGGTTGGGTTCAATCCTGAGCGGTCTGTGATCCACCCTTCTTTTGATATAGTTAATATGGTTGGGGACCAGAGTTGGCTTCTTGGATACTGGTCGAACCACTCCGGGCTTTCCATTCAGTCTCCAGAGACTCTTTATGCAAAACCATCGAACCGTTCTTCTTCTAAGCAACATTTAAGAAGGGTTGTGTGGCCCGGGAATACAACAGAAAAGCCTCGTGGATGGGAATTTTTAAACAACGGGAGACCGTTAAGGATTGGAGTTCCATTGAGAGCTAGTTTTAAAGAAATTGTTACACAGGTCAACGGTTCAAATGAAATTCATGGATTTAGCATAGATGTATTTCTTGCCGCACTAAAGTTGATTCCATATCCAGTTCCTTATGAGTTTGTCAAGTTTGGGGATGGTCATAAGAACCCGAGCTACACCGAGTTTGTGAATAAAGTTGCATACAACGTAAGTAAAGTATAATACTCGGTCATGTCTTCTGTAGCCTGTTTTGTTCTTTCCAAATATGATATTTGCAATTTATGCAGGTCCTTGATGCTGCTGTTGGTGATATTACAATCATCACTAACCGTACAAAGGCGGTTGACTTCACACAACCATACATAGAATCAGGGTTAGTTGTTGTGGTCCCCATAAAGAAACTAGACTCGAGGTCTTGGGCTTTCTTTCGGCCTTTTACTCAACTAATGTGGGCCATCACCGCGGTTTTCTTCATCATAATTGGAGTGTGTGTGTGGATACATGAACACAGGTTGAACGATGAATTTAGGGGCCCACCCAAGCAACAGTTAGTCACCGTCTTGTGGTGAGCTGTTTATATTGTCATATTACTTAATTTGTTTATGTTCTATCATGATGGCCGAATGGGTGAGTCAGGTAAATCAGTTTGGGTTTGAACTAAACAGGCGGTGATGGGTTGATGCACAAGCTTTTTGTTGTCCAATTTGAACCAAGTATATTTCTTGTTGTTTTGCAGGTTTACTTTGTCAACTATGGTTTTCGCACAGAGTGAGTATCAATCAAACCTCTGATTGGCTATCTATTCTGTAGTTCCAACTTCAACCCGTTAACTTATGATCGGGTCATACTGAAATTTTCAGGAGAAAACACGGTGAGCACCCTTGGTCGACTGGTTCTCATCATCTGGCTTTTTGTAGTTCTGATTATCAACTCAAGTTACACCGCCAGCCTTACATCCATTTTAACCGTTCAACAACTTTCATCTCCCATTGGAGGAATCGATTCATTGATCTCGACCAATGAACGTATCGGGTTTCAAGTAGGATCATTTGCTGAGAATTATATGATTGAAGAACTCAACATACCAAAATCAAGACTTATGGCTCTTGGTTCCCCACAAGAATATGCCGAGAAACTTGGGGCAGGAATAGTTGCTGCCATTGTTGATGAAAGACCTTACATTGATCTCTTCCTTTCAAGTAACTGCAAGTTTCAAGTTGTTGGTGAAGAGTTCACTAAAAGCGGTTGGGGATTTGTAAGTATTTCGGTTCACATATTAGTTACTATGTTGAAAAATGGGTTGGATCAGGTTAACCAGCCTACACTTTCAttattgtcaaaaaaaaaaaaataataataataataattgaaaaaaaaacccGCCTCTCGGCTCTTTTTACTGATCATTGTAGCTGTTTCTTTGACTTTTAAGGTCAAGCTCTCTAATTATTAATGTGAACAGAAAGCTACACTACATCATAACTCATATGCGTCATCATAGTTTGCGTTGAGTACAACTATATCTATGTTGATTTTGACTTTAAAAGTCAAAGCTCTGTGATTGTTTTCTCAGGCATTTCCAAAGGACTCCCCATTAGCCGTTGACATGTCAACTGCCATACTTAAATTATCCGAGAACGGAGAGCTTCACAAGATTCACGACTATTGGCTCAAGAGAAAAACCTGCACCCCACAAATCTCGGACTCAAACCAACTTCAACTAGATAGCTTTTGGGAACTCTTTCTCATCTTTGGGGGTGCGTGTGCTCTGGCTCTCCTTATATACTTTTGCAAGATGATTCGGGTGTTCGGAAAACACCATTCTCAACCACAAGGCCAGTCCTCTAAAAGTGGATCCTGTTCTGTGCGAAAGTTTTTATCTTATGTAGATGAGAAAGAAGAAGAGGTATCAAAGAGCAAGctgaagagaaagagagagatgtCTTACGTCGAAGGTAGAGAAGTTGACTCCAGGAATCGGTCAAACCGAATCCAAGCCGAGTTTGATGAAGAGTAATGTGAATAAATGATCCAACCCAAATGCCTAGTGCAAAGAAATTCAGTAATTTTGTATACTCATAACATGAACAGATAACAAGTGGTAGAATTTCGTTAAATATATTCTATTCTATACAATGCAGTGCCAGGCAGCATGCACTACAAATCTCATGTAGGGGAATAGCGTCACACACACAGTTGTCTGGCATTTTTTCATTGGTCcaaccaaattacgattttgcccaatttaaatttacagttttgtcattgttttggtttttttttccTTCCTCtcagccaaattacgattttgccctcaactcaAATTTACATCTTTGTTCCTACGTGgcgaatcatgtcccaaccatgacctccacaccctttagccttagAATGAGTTGACTCAGGTTACCttgattagaaaaaaaaaaaaaaaaaaaaaaaaaaaaaaaaaaaaaaaaaaaaactcaggtTGGTCTAAAGTCGTCCAATATgggaacataaaaataaaaaatgtgtGATATTACATTATGAGGtaaaggatcaaataaaaataatattcacGTACGAAACGTACGCATTGAGGGAAAAAACAAAAAGTGgcggtgtcattttggtaattatcagcaactttaaaattactggggaaaaagcaaaaagtgtctcgtagagtaattttgagcatctgtagagtaattttggaaaatgtagggtaattatcaaattactctagtagaagtaattttgacttctgtagagtaatttttgaaaatgtcttgtagagtaattttgttagcatttagttatggggtttagttttatggtttagtttttagcttttagttgggggggtgggggggggggggtttaggtttttgggggtgggtggggttagtgtaattttgataattaccctacacgaccaaaattactctacatgaactttacaaaattactctacagaagcttaaaattactctactagagtaattttgaagttgctgataattaccaaaatgcgaCCGCCACTTTTTTTGACTTTCTTTCAATTcgtacgtttattttattttcactatTTTCACGGGAACTTAACTCTACATTATGAATAGCAGAGATTATTCAAGGAAGCTATACATCATTATTCATATAATTCAAGATGAAGCAACTGACAGTAAAATGTATACATTGTACTAATTCACACTTGTCATTTTTCTCAATCGTATAAGTTTGAGTCTGCTCTTTCCACAAATCATTTTCCAGATGTTTTTCATAGAAGAACACTTCACCACTTACTTTCACAGCCAATGCAGACATGCTTCTTGTACCATAAGGTCTCTGCATATAATATCAATATTTAGGATCAAATATCATGGAGATCGTTAACGGATAACTAAAGGTGGCTGACTACTTTGTTTACCTCTGCGTGTACTGTGTTAACAAATACAGAACTCAACTCGTATTCAACCTCTGGAGAGCGGATACCAGGAAGCATGCTGATGTCATCTTTTACAGTGTTTCCCATCAGCTTATCAACCATGTCAATAATGGGAATTTCACCTACACCGTATTCATCCAAAAGATCTTTAAAAGCACGCTCCAATCTTTGAGCCTGAGTGATAATACAAAGGCAAATTTATTGACAAAGGCCACTAAAGAAACATTAGAACAATGTTCTTTTTTGCATGAGATAAACTAAAAAAGGACTTGATTTGTTACCTTAGGCCAAGGAGTGTCAAGACTTGCATTTGATAGCACATGGACACCAGGTGAAACTGTAGCCATGTAGTTGCTGTCTCCTTTCAGTCTATTGGTTACATAAACCATATTCTTGGACAAAATATCAGCAACTAGTAAATTAAACCCGTTGTATTCATCTGCTTCATTCCCAACTTCTTCTGCAAACTCCATCGGGCTTTTGTTGCTCTAGCCATTGTCATAATGAATTATAGTAAATACTTCACAAATGTGCATGATTGTTCTAGTAcatcatagttgttaaaagctatcgcctcttgcgcctaggcccatttttcaggcgaggcAGTTGCACCTTAAGTcgaggaaattgcgctttaattctccaggtTGTGGTTCAGGTGCACATTCCGGCCagattcctagattccggagagTTTCCGGCCAAAATTTCTAAATTCTGACAAGATTCTAGCCAGATCCGTACTTTTAtctaaggaaaactacttttctacactaatacactaatattttagagcttttggtactaaataaatgatagattttgtttattttatttaaagaatagtattctttttctaatacataatatattttttattttatctttttcatCATGCGCTTTATTTTTCTCAAGCCCTTGTTTTTTTTGCgttttgcgcctaggccccaggcgaggtctatgcgccttgagtgcgcctagcgcCTTTAATAGCTATGTAGTACATCATTAACCAGttccttggttttaaaaagcacCATGTGCACCGCATCAAGTATGCGAGGTGCAAGGTATTTAAACAAATAAGCTCTATATATGATTTAGTACATTAATAACCTATATGTACACCGTCCTCGATTCCTGATGCACAAAAACGTCCCATATACAAGAGGTGTAACTCATGCCTATGCCTCAACCGTTTTCCTGTGCCTAAGTGTACCTAGGCGCGTCTCGGGCTcaggcgcgctttttaaaaccaagaccAGTTCTCATCAACACCTTCCGTTTTCATGATCAACAAGGTGTTGGTTCATACACATTCATTTAGTATATATCATAAAACTATAAACTAGATACAAAAAGAAAATTTATAATCAAAATACATAGTTCACCCCAATTTTTCTAAAGGCACTACTTATGATTCCTATTAGAACTAATGCAGGCTTCAGCCAAACAGGATATAAAAGCAGACACATGATCATATTGACGGGAATTAAAACAAACAGTTGGCGTGCAGTGCACAAACAAAAGAAACCTGCAAAAACCGAACCGGGAGATGGCCCCTACTCTTGGCAGCTGATATCGACTTAACCTCCCGAACATTGGTGACCAAAGCCACTCTTCCTTCTCGGCTAGACGCTAACCACGTTCCTCCAGCGGTCACATCTCTGCCACCCAACATCTTCCCTCCTTGCCACCACTTTAACGGCTCCGTCTCTCTAAATTACATATCAAGAACACTATACACATAAGTATGCGAGTGAATGAAATTGTATGGTAAATATGTCTCACCGGTCAAGATATTCATCTCGATTGGCTAATAGAAGAAGCGGGTAGAGTGGATGAGCTTGCCATAGTAAGACTGATATACACATTTTGTTGCTGGATGTGAAAACACATCTGAGGGAGATTAAGAGTTCACGGCGGCTGGGTCAACCGGTAGCTTGATTTTCAAGAGAAAGACGATGAATGTTGTGAGGAAATGTCTTTTTAAGTTTTATCACGTCTTTGATTACTTTATACAGGACTTTTATGGCGGTTATATTCCATGGATAAAATGTTATAAAACCAGGGGCGGATTTACAAGGAGTTGTCCGGGTTCACTTGAACCCactgaattttaaaattttaatagaAACGGTATATATAATTTTTGAGCGAACCCATAAATAAAAAATGTTGAATGAATCCACAAACAAAATTGCTGGATGGTGCAAGTGGTAAAAGCCTTTTGTTATGCGGTGAATGTTATTTGTTCGATTCCCACCTCTTTCATTTTTTAAAATTAATTTCTAACACTTTTCTTCTAGATTGATTCACAAGCAACTTTACATTTCAATAAATTTGCAAGATGCCATATTGCCTTTATTTTTTATTTCctcttattttttttctttttcttaaatGTTATTATGTATTTTTTGTATAATATGTCTAccattttcgaaaaaaaaaatatctaaaaatTAATTTTGAAACGAGTTATGATTGTGAGAGTTGATCTATTCAAAATTGTAGAAATGTAGAATGCTACTTAGTTAATAAAAAGTTTAGAGTGTATCTGTAGTAACAAACAATGTTGTTTTGGTTATGAGGGGTTGATAATGTATAAGGT from Helianthus annuus cultivar XRQ/B chromosome 10, HanXRQr2.0-SUNRISE, whole genome shotgun sequence harbors:
- the LOC110885389 gene encoding glutamate receptor 3.2 codes for the protein MAGSDEVNSRPVENHENAKIQLTGAELQALVDNAVTRALDRQNSEYSETHSRTLSTPHTKSKTHSEGHSKPPPTPPRSKNSESKKDDDRHSSNHNSVPPKKIVFDDAPRTKSYVFSKTVNIGATLSVKTISGEVSVIAMRAAVDDINSDPNILPGKTLNLSVHDANFSGFLSIVDVLKYMEADMVAVIGPFSSRVAHVVSNVANELHVPFLSFLALDPTLSPLQYPYFIQTAPNDLYLMTAIAEMISYFSYREVIAIYTDSDQFRNSMYILSNKLWEKRCKLSYKIPLLEFSSPQDIRSVLANVRSMESRVVIVHTYAKTGLSVLETAKRLGMMKKGYVWIATTWLTNVLDATGFSSISPSDIQGVLTLRPHIPDSDKRQDFERKWKNLSNGSIGLSAYGLYAYDTVWMVAHALDKFFNEGGKISFSNYSRVKGTDGLNFEALGIFDGGKQLLTNLLQTNMSGLTGPVGFNPERSVIHPSFDIVNMVGDQSWLLGYWSNHSGLSIQSPETLYAKPSNRSSSKQHLRRVVWPGNTTEKPRGWEFLNNGRPLRIGVPLRASFKEIVTQVNGSNEIHGFSIDVFLAALKLIPYPVPYEFVKFGDGHKNPSYTEFVNKVAYNVLDAAVGDITIITNRTKAVDFTQPYIESGLVVVVPIKKLDSRSWAFFRPFTQLMWAITAVFFIIIGVCVWIHEHRLNDEFRGPPKQQLVTVLWFTLSTMVFAQRENTVSTLGRLVLIIWLFVVLIINSSYTASLTSILTVQQLSSPIGGIDSLISTNERIGFQVGSFAENYMIEELNIPKSRLMALGSPQEYAEKLGAGIVAAIVDERPYIDLFLSSNCKFQVVGEEFTKSGWGFAFPKDSPLAVDMSTAILKLSENGELHKIHDYWLKRKTCTPQISDSNQLQLDSFWELFLIFGGACALALLIYFCKMIRVFGKHHSQPQGQSSKSGSCSVRKFLSYVDEKEEEVSKSKLKRKREMSYVEGREVDSRNRSNRIQAEFDEE
- the LOC110885388 gene encoding transport and Golgi organization protein 2 homolog: MCISVLLWQAHPLYPLLLLANRDEYLDRETEPLKWWQGGKMLGGRDVTAGGTWLASSREGRVALVTNVREVKSISAAKSRGHLPVRFLQSNKSPMEFAEEVGNEADEYNGFNLLVADILSKNMVYVTNRLKGDSNYMATVSPGVHVLSNASLDTPWPKAQRLERAFKDLLDEYGVGEIPIIDMVDKLMGNTVKDDISMLPGIRSPEVEYELSSVFVNTVHAERPYGTRSMSALAVKVSGEVFFYEKHLENDLWKEQTQTYTIEKNDKCELVQCIHFTVSCFILNYMNNDV